A segment of the Campylobacter anatolicus genome:
TATCCTTAAACAAGATCCAAACAATGAGGACGCGTCTGCTGCGATCCGCCGTCTAAGCGGACTTCGTAAAAGTCGAAAGATAGAAAATGAGCAGATGAAGGATTTTTTCGTAAATATGAAAACGCCTGAAGAGATAACTGAGTTTAAAAGGTGGCTGATAAGATTATGAAACTTGATGATATAGCAAAAATGGCGATAGATGAAGTGAGTGCAGAGCTTGAAAAAATAGAGCGACTAACAAAACAAAACTTGCAAGAGAAAACTCAAATTAAAACACAAGAAAATACTACAAATGATGATTTAAAAGTGTTTGAAGCTTCTGAAAATATTGCTAAAAAAGATGAAAAAAATAGTGAAAAAGAGATAAATAGTGCTGAAGAAATTTTTCTTAAAAATTTACGTGAGCGTGTAGAGGTATTGTTTGAAGGGTTAAATGAAACGCCAAAAGATGAGTTACAAAGTCGTCTTGAATTGACGCTTAAATTCCTTGAATTCGTGCTTGCAAGTGTTGAAAACAGACTTAAAAATTTATCAAAATAACAAACTTGATGTGGTGCGTGATTTGCTCGCACCATACACTAATCGTGCTTACTTAGTCGGTGGCTGTGTGAGAGACGCACTACTGGGTCGTGCAGTAAGTGATTATGATATTGAAGTTTATGATATAAATCCACAAAAATTTGACACATTGATGAGTGAATACGGTGCAAACGGCGTTGGTAAGAGCTATTTTATATATAAATTTAAAAATTTTGACCTAGGTCTTCCTCGTAGTGAAAATCGCACTGGGCTAACTCACAAAGATTTTGATGTAAGCTATATAAATGAGCCAAGACAGGCGTGTTTGCGACGCGATTTTAGCGTGAATGCGATGATGATAAATATCTTTAATGGCGAGTTCTTGGACTTCTTTGGTGGAGTTGGCGACTTAGAAAATAGAGTGCTAATGCATATAGATGATAAGAAATTTTGCGAAGACCCACTGCGTGTATTGCGTGGGGTGCAGTTTAGCTCACGGCTTGGCTTTTATATTGCACCTAAAACGCTAGAACTGATGAATGGTTTGAGTTTGGCTCATCTTAGTAAAGATCGTATAAATACCGAACTTATTAAATTTTTTCGCGCAAAACACCTTTACATAGGTGCAAGATATCTTTATGAGCTTGGGTTGCTTGGCGAGCTTTTTGGCAAGTTTGTAGATGGCAAGTTTGCTCCACTTTTAATACCACAAGATGAGTTTGATAAATTTAATAATGAGCTTAAAAATGCACGTGAGTTTGTGGCAGACGAGCGACTCTTTATCTATCTTATATGTGGATATTTCTGTATTGACGTGGAGCTAAATTTAAATAGACTGAAAATGCCAAAGAGCTTTTTGAGTGTCGTAAAACAGCCATATTTTAAAGATGAGCCAAGCGATAAAGAGCTATTGCGGATCTCCTTAAAAATGCCACTTAAAGAGTGGCTTGGACTTAAGTCAAAAGAGCTTATAAAACGTGCTAAAAACTTAGGCGTGTATGATACTAAATTTGATGCTAAAACTAATACGCAAGAGATTTTAAAGGCTGGGTTTAGTGGTAAAGCTGTAGGTGTCGAGATAGCTCGTAGGCAAGATATTGCTATAGATAAGTTTTTAAATTTACAACTTAAAATATGTTAAAATACAAGTAGATTTTTAGCTTTAAACGTAAAAGCCATATCGCCATAATTTTCATTATCATCTTTAAATTTAGTGTATTTTATATAACAGTAGATGGTTAGAGTCATTTGTTATAGGTAGTGTAAATAAGAACCTGCTAGAGCTGATAAGATCTTTATTTTAAGGTGGCTACGTCATTGCAAGTGTTTGTTGCTTGATGTCAGATATAGTTTAAATA
Coding sequences within it:
- a CDS encoding CCA tRNA nucleotidyltransferase, with product MLKTDLKIYQNNKLDVVRDLLAPYTNRAYLVGGCVRDALLGRAVSDYDIEVYDINPQKFDTLMSEYGANGVGKSYFIYKFKNFDLGLPRSENRTGLTHKDFDVSYINEPRQACLRRDFSVNAMMINIFNGEFLDFFGGVGDLENRVLMHIDDKKFCEDPLRVLRGVQFSSRLGFYIAPKTLELMNGLSLAHLSKDRINTELIKFFRAKHLYIGARYLYELGLLGELFGKFVDGKFAPLLIPQDEFDKFNNELKNAREFVADERLFIYLICGYFCIDVELNLNRLKMPKSFLSVVKQPYFKDEPSDKELLRISLKMPLKEWLGLKSKELIKRAKNLGVYDTKFDAKTNTQEILKAGFSGKAVGVEIARRQDIAIDKFLNLQLKIC
- a CDS encoding CiaD-like domain-containing protein — encoded protein: MKLDDIAKMAIDEVSAELEKIERLTKQNLQEKTQIKTQENTTNDDLKVFEASENIAKKDEKNSEKEINSAEEIFLKNLRERVEVLFEGLNETPKDELQSRLELTLKFLEFVLASVENRLKNLSK